The proteins below come from a single Isoptericola dokdonensis DS-3 genomic window:
- the murD gene encoding UDP-N-acetylmuramoyl-L-alanine--D-glutamate ligase: MTSVRDDGGSRAGFLAGTRVVVAGLGVTGRAVVAAVTGRAASVVTVDAHADAADVSGPDAVDPDVLRKVLAAADLVVASPGWPPSAPLLVAAADAGVPVWSEVELAWRLRAGAPWLAVTGTNGKTTTVRMLASILEAAGLRTAAVGNVGTPVLEAAQDPTLDVLAVELSSFQLHFTHTMAVQAGAVLNVAPDHLDWHGGLDAYAAAKGRLYTGAEVACVYNVADPRTEDLVRAADVAEGALAVGFTLGAPGPGQVGVVEDVLVDRAFHAPQGSRERLRTAAELGTLADLAHLGPHGAPPHVVANALAAAALARAHGVDARAVRDGLRAFRPDAHRVATVRTLDDVTWIDDSKATNAHAAAASLASCAPGTVVWVAGGLAKGARFDDLVASRADRLRAAVVIGTDPAPFTDALDRHAPEVPVVVVDPGDTGTVMRRAVAAARDLARPGDTVLLAPAGASMDQFTSYADRGRAFARAVQDLP; encoded by the coding sequence TTGACGTCGGTCCGCGACGACGGCGGGTCGCGTGCCGGGTTCCTCGCCGGGACCCGGGTCGTGGTCGCCGGGCTGGGCGTCACCGGGCGGGCGGTCGTGGCCGCCGTGACCGGGCGCGCGGCGTCCGTCGTCACGGTCGACGCGCACGCCGACGCCGCCGACGTCTCGGGCCCGGACGCCGTCGACCCCGACGTGCTTCGCAAGGTCCTGGCCGCGGCCGACCTCGTCGTCGCCTCGCCGGGCTGGCCCCCGTCGGCGCCGCTGCTCGTGGCCGCCGCGGATGCCGGCGTCCCCGTGTGGAGCGAGGTCGAGCTCGCCTGGCGGCTGCGCGCCGGGGCGCCGTGGCTCGCGGTGACCGGCACCAACGGCAAGACCACCACGGTGCGGATGCTCGCCTCGATCCTCGAGGCCGCCGGACTGCGCACGGCGGCCGTCGGCAACGTCGGCACCCCCGTGCTCGAGGCCGCGCAGGACCCGACGCTCGACGTGCTCGCGGTCGAGCTGTCGAGCTTCCAGCTGCACTTCACGCACACCATGGCCGTCCAGGCGGGCGCCGTGCTCAACGTCGCCCCCGACCATCTGGACTGGCACGGCGGCCTCGACGCCTACGCCGCCGCCAAGGGTCGTCTCTACACGGGGGCCGAGGTGGCGTGCGTGTACAACGTCGCCGACCCGCGCACCGAGGACCTCGTGCGGGCCGCGGACGTCGCCGAGGGGGCGCTCGCCGTCGGCTTCACCCTCGGGGCGCCGGGCCCCGGCCAGGTGGGCGTCGTCGAGGACGTCCTCGTGGACCGCGCGTTCCACGCGCCGCAGGGATCGCGCGAGCGCCTGCGCACCGCCGCGGAGCTCGGCACCTTGGCCGACCTCGCGCACCTCGGCCCGCACGGCGCCCCGCCGCACGTCGTGGCCAACGCGCTCGCCGCCGCCGCGCTCGCGCGGGCCCACGGGGTCGACGCCCGCGCGGTGCGGGACGGCCTGCGCGCGTTCCGGCCCGACGCCCACCGGGTCGCCACCGTGCGGACCCTCGACGACGTCACCTGGATCGACGACTCCAAGGCCACCAACGCCCACGCCGCGGCGGCGTCGCTCGCGTCCTGCGCGCCGGGCACCGTGGTGTGGGTGGCGGGCGGGCTCGCCAAGGGTGCCCGCTTCGACGACCTCGTCGCGTCCCGCGCCGACCGGCTGCGCGCCGCCGTCGTCATCGGCACCGATCCCGCGCCGTTCACGGACGCTCTTGACCGACACGCGCCCGAGGTCCCCGTCGTCGTGGTCGACCCCGGCGACACTGGCACGGTGATGCGCCGGGCGGTGGCCGCGGCCCGTGACCTCGCCCGACCGGGCGACACGGTGCTCCTGGCTCCGGCGGGCGCGTCGATGGACCAGTTCACGTCGTACGCGGACCGCGGCCGGGCGTTCGCCCGGGCCGTGCAGGACCTGCCCTAG
- the mraY gene encoding phospho-N-acetylmuramoyl-pentapeptide-transferase — translation MIAILAAAGVSLLVALLGTPLFIRFLVHRNYGQFVRQDGPTAHFTKRGTPTMGGVVIIAATLLGVAASMIFAGRAPSATVLLALYLMTGLGVVGFLDDFTKIRKQRSLGLTARAKIVGQGFVGISFAVLALQFPNENSRTPASTKISVLRDTNLDLAFAGATIGLILFVLWANFLITAWSNAVNLTDGLDGLATGSSLVVFGAYVLVGVWQLNQSCQRLAAAGPGCYEVRDPQDVAIVAAAVMGACVGFLWWNASPAKIFMGDTGSLALGGALAALSILSRTEILAAVIGGLFVIIVLSDVIQIGSFKLTGKRVFKMAPLHHHFELSGWGEVTIVIRFWLVAGFFAALGMGAFYAEWVVS, via the coding sequence ATGATCGCGATCCTCGCGGCGGCCGGGGTGTCGCTGCTCGTGGCCCTGCTGGGCACGCCCCTGTTCATCCGGTTCCTCGTGCACCGCAACTACGGGCAGTTCGTCCGCCAGGACGGGCCGACGGCGCACTTCACCAAGCGCGGCACGCCCACCATGGGCGGCGTCGTCATCATCGCCGCGACCCTGCTGGGCGTGGCGGCCTCCATGATCTTCGCGGGCCGCGCGCCGAGCGCGACCGTGCTGCTGGCGCTGTACCTCATGACCGGCCTCGGCGTCGTCGGGTTCCTCGACGACTTCACGAAGATCCGCAAGCAGCGCTCGCTCGGCCTCACGGCCCGCGCCAAGATCGTCGGCCAGGGCTTCGTCGGCATCTCCTTCGCCGTGCTCGCCCTGCAGTTCCCCAACGAGAACTCCCGCACCCCGGCGTCGACGAAGATCTCGGTGCTGCGCGACACCAACCTCGACCTGGCGTTCGCCGGCGCGACGATCGGCCTCATCCTCTTCGTGCTCTGGGCCAACTTCCTCATCACGGCCTGGTCGAACGCCGTGAACCTCACCGACGGCCTCGACGGCCTGGCGACCGGCTCCTCGCTGGTCGTGTTCGGCGCGTACGTGCTCGTCGGCGTGTGGCAGCTCAACCAGTCCTGCCAGCGCCTCGCCGCGGCCGGGCCAGGCTGCTACGAGGTCCGCGACCCGCAGGACGTCGCGATCGTCGCGGCCGCCGTCATGGGCGCCTGCGTCGGGTTCCTCTGGTGGAACGCCAGCCCCGCGAAGATCTTCATGGGCGACACCGGCTCGCTCGCGCTCGGCGGCGCGCTCGCCGCCCTGTCGATCCTGTCGCGCACCGAGATCCTCGCCGCCGTCATCGGCGGCCTCTTCGTCATCATCGTGCTCAGCGACGTCATCCAGATCGGCTCGTTCAAGCTCACCGGCAAGCGCGTGTTCAAGATGGCGCCGCTGCACCACCACTTCGAGCTCTCCGGCTGGGGCGAGGTCACCATCGTCATCCGGTTCTGGCTCGTCGCCGGGTTCTTCGCCGCCCTCGGCATGGGGGCGTTCTACGCCGAGTGGGTCGTCAGTTGA
- a CDS encoding UDP-N-acetylmuramoyl-tripeptide--D-alanyl-D-alanine ligase, with the protein MIELTAAEVAAATDGTLHGADGAVVTGPVVVDSRQVAPGALFVALPGEHVDGHDFAAGAVAAGAALVLAARPLDGVPTVVVADVQVALGELAREVLARVRAAGDVRVVAVTGSMGKTTTKDLLGQLLTPEVGEDAIIVPTGSFNNEIGLPLTVLRATAATRLLVLEMGADRPGNIAELTRLAPPDVGVVLAVGTAHLGHFGDVETIARTKGEMAEGVLPGGTVVLNVDDSRVAAMAARAADGTEVVTFGTISAAAVRAVDVTVDGGRAAFILTHGDDAAPVRLRLVGAHHVTNALAAATAALRLGVALDDVAARLADATPLSPHRMAVTERPDGVTVVDDAYNANPDSVRAALRTLAVMAGRTRRSVAVLGEMLELGETSRVEHDAVGRLAVRLNVKLLVVVGEGAYHVHEGAQQEGSWGEESLFVPDLDTARAVLADELREGDVVLVKASHGSGLWRLADELVEAGA; encoded by the coding sequence ATGATCGAGCTGACCGCGGCCGAGGTCGCCGCAGCCACCGACGGGACGCTGCACGGCGCCGACGGCGCCGTCGTCACCGGACCGGTGGTCGTCGACTCCCGGCAGGTCGCACCCGGCGCGCTGTTCGTCGCGCTGCCCGGGGAGCACGTCGACGGCCACGACTTCGCGGCGGGCGCGGTGGCGGCCGGTGCCGCGCTCGTGCTGGCCGCCCGCCCGCTGGACGGCGTGCCGACCGTCGTGGTCGCCGACGTCCAGGTCGCGCTCGGGGAGCTGGCCCGTGAGGTGCTGGCCCGCGTCCGCGCCGCCGGCGACGTGCGCGTCGTCGCCGTGACCGGGTCCATGGGCAAGACGACCACGAAGGACCTGCTCGGCCAGCTCCTCACCCCCGAGGTGGGCGAGGACGCGATCATCGTCCCGACCGGCTCGTTCAACAACGAGATCGGGCTGCCGCTGACGGTGCTGCGCGCGACCGCCGCGACCCGGCTGCTGGTCCTCGAGATGGGCGCCGACCGGCCCGGCAACATCGCCGAGCTGACGCGGCTCGCCCCGCCGGACGTCGGCGTCGTGCTCGCCGTGGGCACCGCCCACCTCGGGCACTTCGGCGACGTGGAGACCATCGCCCGCACCAAGGGCGAGATGGCCGAGGGGGTGCTGCCCGGCGGCACGGTCGTGCTCAACGTGGACGACTCCCGCGTCGCGGCCATGGCGGCCCGCGCGGCCGACGGCACCGAGGTCGTCACGTTCGGCACGATCTCCGCCGCCGCCGTGCGCGCCGTCGACGTCACGGTCGACGGCGGCCGTGCCGCGTTCATCCTGACGCACGGCGACGACGCGGCGCCGGTGCGCCTGCGGCTGGTCGGCGCGCACCACGTGACGAACGCGCTCGCGGCCGCCACGGCCGCCCTGCGTCTGGGTGTGGCGCTCGACGACGTGGCCGCCCGGCTCGCCGACGCCACGCCGCTGAGCCCGCACCGCATGGCCGTCACCGAGCGGCCCGACGGGGTGACGGTCGTCGACGACGCCTACAACGCGAACCCGGACTCGGTGCGGGCCGCGCTGCGCACGCTCGCCGTGATGGCCGGCCGCACCCGCCGGTCCGTCGCCGTGCTCGGTGAGATGCTGGAGCTGGGGGAGACGTCCCGGGTCGAGCACGACGCCGTCGGCCGGCTCGCGGTGCGGCTCAACGTCAAGCTCCTCGTCGTCGTCGGCGAGGGCGCGTACCACGTCCACGAGGGAGCCCAGCAGGAGGGGTCCTGGGGGGAGGAGTCGCTCTTCGTGCCCGACCTCGACACCGCGCGGGCGGTCCTGGCCGACGAGCTGCGCGAGGGCGACGTCGTCCTCGTCAAGGCGTCCCACGGCTCGGGCCTGTGGCGCCTGGCCGACGAGCTGGTGGAGGCCGGCGCATGA
- a CDS encoding UDP-N-acetylmuramoyl-L-alanyl-D-glutamate--2,6-diaminopimelate ligase yields the protein MTSPTARIRPAAPVPRPLADLAAAFGLAPTRPLPAQAQVSAVASDNRVVAAGDLFVALPGARSHGADFAADAVGRGAAAVLTDAEGAGRLADLDVPVLVVDDPRRVLGPVAAWVHGAPAEQLVTFGITGTNGKTTTSYQVDHLLRALGRRGGLVGTVETRAGDQVLPSRLTTPEAADLQALLAAMREHGVDALTMEVSSHAIAMRRVDGVVYDVAGFTNLSQDHLDFHGDLDAYFAAKAELFTPERSRRGVVVVDDAWGERLAATATVPVETVRTLPAAPGAPAADWTVHDVAPAGTGSAFTLRHTDGRTLRTATSLPGGFNVANAALAAVMVLASGVPLAEVTAALAAADGLSARVPGRMEVVAPGDARDPRVVVDFAHNTDALELALAALRPTTAGRLVVVFGATGDRDPGKRGAMGAAAVAGADVVVVTDDDPHDEDAAAVRAAVLAGARDAVGAARAAGRAPELVEVAPRADAIRRAVLDAAPGDTVLVAGRGHETIQEVGGVDLELDDRVEARAAVRARAERNTSA from the coding sequence GTGACATCCCCGACCGCACGCATCCGTCCCGCGGCGCCCGTCCCGCGTCCGCTGGCCGACCTCGCCGCCGCCTTCGGGCTGGCCCCCACCCGTCCGCTGCCGGCGCAGGCGCAGGTCAGCGCCGTGGCGAGCGACAACCGGGTCGTGGCCGCCGGGGACCTCTTCGTGGCGCTGCCGGGTGCCCGGTCGCACGGCGCGGACTTCGCGGCGGACGCCGTCGGGCGGGGCGCGGCCGCCGTGCTCACCGACGCCGAGGGTGCCGGGCGGCTCGCGGACCTGGACGTCCCCGTGCTGGTCGTCGACGACCCCCGCCGGGTCCTGGGACCCGTGGCGGCGTGGGTGCACGGCGCGCCCGCCGAGCAGCTCGTGACGTTCGGCATCACCGGCACGAACGGCAAGACGACGACCTCGTACCAGGTCGACCACCTCCTGCGCGCGCTGGGTCGCCGGGGCGGGCTCGTCGGGACGGTGGAGACCCGCGCCGGCGACCAGGTGCTGCCCAGCCGGCTGACCACGCCGGAGGCCGCGGACCTGCAGGCCCTCCTGGCGGCGATGCGCGAGCACGGCGTGGACGCGCTGACGATGGAGGTGTCGTCCCACGCGATCGCGATGCGCCGCGTCGACGGCGTCGTCTACGACGTCGCGGGCTTCACCAACCTCAGCCAGGACCACCTGGACTTCCACGGCGACCTGGACGCCTACTTCGCGGCCAAGGCCGAGCTGTTCACCCCGGAGCGGTCCCGTCGCGGCGTCGTCGTCGTCGACGACGCCTGGGGCGAGCGTCTCGCCGCCACCGCGACCGTGCCCGTCGAGACGGTCCGGACGCTGCCTGCCGCGCCGGGCGCCCCGGCCGCCGACTGGACCGTGCACGACGTGGCGCCCGCCGGGACCGGCTCGGCCTTCACGCTGCGCCACACGGACGGTCGCACGCTGCGCACCGCCACCTCGCTGCCCGGCGGCTTCAACGTCGCCAACGCCGCGCTCGCGGCCGTCATGGTCCTCGCCTCCGGCGTGCCGCTGGCCGAGGTCACCGCCGCCCTGGCGGCCGCGGACGGGCTGAGCGCCCGCGTGCCGGGCCGCATGGAGGTCGTCGCCCCCGGCGACGCCCGCGACCCGCGCGTCGTCGTCGACTTCGCCCACAACACCGACGCCCTGGAGCTGGCGCTCGCCGCGCTGCGCCCGACGACGGCGGGCCGGCTCGTCGTCGTGTTCGGCGCGACGGGCGACCGTGACCCGGGCAAGCGCGGCGCGATGGGTGCCGCCGCCGTCGCGGGGGCCGACGTCGTCGTCGTGACGGACGACGACCCGCACGACGAGGACGCGGCCGCCGTGCGCGCCGCCGTGCTCGCCGGCGCGCGCGACGCCGTCGGGGCCGCCCGGGCCGCCGGTCGCGCACCGGAGCTGGTCGAGGTGGCCCCCCGCGCGGACGCGATCCGCCGGGCCGTCCTCGACGCGGCGCCGGGCGACACGGTGCTGGTCGCCGGGCGCGGCCACGAGACCATCCAGGAGGTCGGCGGGGTCGACCTCGAGCTGGACGACCGCGTGGAGGCGCGCGCCGCGGTGCGCGCCCGCGCAGAGAGGAACACCTCCGCATGA